Proteins encoded by one window of Anomalospiza imberbis isolate Cuckoo-Finch-1a 21T00152 chromosome 20, ASM3175350v1, whole genome shotgun sequence:
- the LOC137485519 gene encoding pinopsin, producing the protein MDSTQEPPNSSTPGPFDGPQWPHQAPRAMYLVVAVLMGLVVASASVLNGLVIVVSIRHRRLRSPLNYILVNLAVANLLVTLCGSSVSLSNNISGFFVFGERLCQLEGFMVSLTGIVGLWSLAILALERYLVVCRPLGDFRFQHRHAASGCAFTWGWSLLWTTPPLLGWSSYVPEGLRTSCGPNWYTGGSNNSSYILALFVTCFVMPLSLILFSYTNLLLTLRAAAAQQQESDTTQQAEREVTRMVVAMVVAFLTCWLPYTTFALVVATNKDIVIQPALASLPSYFSKTATVYNPIIYVFMNKQFQSCLLGMLCCGYHPRGMGKTSPAASSPQVAAEGLRNKVTPSHPV; encoded by the exons atggACAGCACCCAGGAGCCTCCAAACAGCAGCACCCCGGGGCCTTTCGATGGCCCCCAGTGGCCCCACCAGGCCCCCCGGGCCATGTACCTGGTGGTGGCCGTGCTCATGGGGCTCGTGGTGGCCTCGGCCTCGGTGCTCAACGGCCTGGTCATAGTGGTGTCCATCAGGCACAGGAGGCTGCGCTCGCCCCTGAACTACATCCTGGTGAACCTGGCCGTGGCCAACCTGCTGGTGACGCTCTGCGGCAGCTCCGTCAGCCTCTCCAACAACATCAGCGGCTTCTTCGTGTTTGGGGAGCGGCTCTGCCAGCTGGAGGGCTTCATGGTGTCCCTGACAG GCATCGTGGGGCTGTGGTCCCTGGCCATCCTGGCCTTGGAGAGGTACTTGGTGGTCTGCAGACCCCTGGGAGACTTTCGGTTCCAGCACCGACACGCTGCCAGTGGCTGTGCCTTCACCTGGGGCTGGTCCCTGCTCTGGACAACCCCACCActcctgggctggagcagctaCGTGCCTGAAG GCCTGAGAACCTCCTGCGGGCCCAACTGGTACACGGGCGGCAGCAACAACAGCAGCTACATCCTGGCCTTGTTTGTCACCTGCTTTGTGATGCCCCTCAGCCTGATCCTCTTCTCCTACACCAACCTGCTGCTGACCCTGCGGGCG GCCGCGGCGCAGCAGCAGGAGTCGGACACGACGCAGCAGGCGGAGCGGGAGGTGACGCGCATGGTGGTGGCCATGGTGGTGGCCTTCCTCACCTGCTGGCTGCCCTACACCACTTTTGCACTGGTGGTGGCCACCAACAAGGACATTGTCATCCAGCCAGCCCTGGCATCCCTGCCCTCCTACTTCTCCAAGACGGCCACAGTTTACAACCCCATCATCTACGTCTTCATGAACAAACAG ttccagagctgcctgctgggaatgctgtgcTGTGGTTACCACCCCCGGGGGATGGGGAAAACCtctccagctgcctccagtCCCCAGGTCGCTGCAGAGGGGCTGAGGAACAAGGTGACACCATCGCACCCCGTGTGA